The DNA segment TGGCGTTGGATATTCGCCTGCCAGGCCGTGTTGGCTTGTGCGGCTCTATATGGTGCCGTCAAGCTCAAGGAACCTTTGTCCGAGTTCACATCAGGAGGTCTTTTGGCCATGGCCGGCCGGTATGTGAAGGTGTTCAGAAATGTGCATTTTCTGATACTCGCTTTTGCTTTTTCACTGATGACCCTCCCTCATTTCGCCTTTATCGGCGGCTCCCCTGATATTTATATTACTGGGTTTGGCGTATCGGAACAGGCTTTCGGGTATTATTTCGGGATCAATGCTTTGGGAATTATGCTTGGTTCACTGGTTTGCTCCAGATTGTCGCAAGTCTTTAGCCCCATGCGGCTTCTGATCTTTTCCCTCTTCGGACTGTTGGCTGGTGGACTTTTCATGATTCAGTTCGGCGGGATGACTCCGCTCAGTGTTGCCATCCCCATGTTCTGCATAACTTTTTCCACTGGTTTTTCACGACCTATCAGCAACAATATGGTTCTTGAACAAGTTGATAGTGATGTCGGAGCCGCTTCGTCGATCCTCACATTTGAGATCTTTTTCATTGGTGCAGGGGGCATGGAGATTATCGCTCTGGATTGGCCTTCGAAATCGTTTGTTCTGGGAATACTGGCACTCATCGGATCTGCTATTCCTTTGATCTCAATTGCCTGTATCCGTAAATCAATCAAGTAGGCGTTCCAGACTCTTTCTGAAACAACTGAGAGTTTGAGAATGAAAAACCTCGCCCCATTTAGTCAAGCGATATGGGGCGAGGCTTTTTACATGGAATACAGCTTTTTTCTTGAAAGAAAACGAGTTTTATTCTTTGTGGCTAATGGCGTTGCCATTTTTGTATGATGTGCATATAGTGCCCCAAATTTTTATTCAGTTCACCGGGGATCGATGCGCACTCCTTTTCTTTTCCTTCTTCTTGCCGGGTTGATACTTTTTAGCGTGCCCAATGGCTCTGCCCTTGCGCACGACAAGTTGTATGAAAAGTTCGCTTCGCAAGGGCTTGTTATTACCCAGGCCGCCAATATGGCTCCCATGTCGTTTATAGGAATCAATGGCGAACCAAGTGGGTATATCATTGACCTCTGGCGCAAATGGTCGGCAGAAACTGGTATCCCTGTCCATTTTCTTCTTCTTGATTGGCCGGAAACATTGAAAGCGGTCCAGAATGGACAAGCCGATGTCCATGGAGGTTTGTTCTTTTCAAAGGAACAGAATGAATTTTTGCAGGCTTCGCAGCCATTTTTTTCATCCAGGGGTGCTCTTTTTGTCAGGAATGACCTTGATGTTTCAAGTGTGGCCGACCTGGATGGTGCTTTGGTCGGTGT comes from the Pseudodesulfovibrio piezophilus C1TLV30 genome and includes:
- a CDS encoding multidrug effflux MFS transporter, coding for MPNLLLLALLATFPALSTDMYLPAIPTLQVIWNITLPQANLSLVVFFIAFSGCLLIHGPLSDRFGRRPVLIWGIVLFIIGCGLCAIANSITMLILARIVQAAGAAAASALSLALSKDLYEGLVRQKILAYIGVILALCPMLAPSLGGLMLKVASWRWIFACQAVLACAALYGAVKLKEPLSEFTSGGLLAMAGRYVKVFRNVHFLILAFAFSLMTLPHFAFIGGSPDIYITGFGVSEQAFGYYFGINALGIMLGSLVCSRLSQVFSPMRLLIFSLFGLLAGGLFMIQFGGMTPLSVAIPMFCITFSTGFSRPISNNMVLEQVDSDVGAASSILTFEIFFIGAGGMEIIALDWPSKSFVLGILALIGSAIPLISIACIRKSIK
- a CDS encoding transporter substrate-binding domain-containing protein, whose protein sequence is MRTPFLFLLLAGLILFSVPNGSALAHDKLYEKFASQGLVITQAANMAPMSFIGINGEPSGYIIDLWRKWSAETGIPVHFLLLDWPETLKAVQNGQADVHGGLFFSKEQNEFLQASQPFFSSRGALFVRNDLDVSSVADLDGALVGVIENGFYSRLLLRDFPKIKSVPIKTTSDIINAAASGEIYAFIGDYPPLMYQICSQGKKKDFRVLQYFGPQRFRAAVGLGNSDLLHVIRSGLARIDEGERQTIMGRWIIDEGASTTDWIVPTALLCTLSLLIALMVPFIYGRFQK